Proteins from a genomic interval of Providencia stuartii:
- the mrcA gene encoding peptidoglycan glycosyltransferase/peptidoglycan DD-transpeptidase MrcA → MKFVKYFFIIVICCIFLGTASIFGMYKYVEDELPDVATMKDIRLQTPMQVFSADGELIAQYGEKRRIPLPLADIPPLMVNAFIATEDSRFYEHHGIDPVGIFRAVTVMASSGHASQGASTITQQLARNFYLSPEKTLMRKVKEAFLAVRIEQLFTKDEIMELYLNKIYLGNRAYGVGAAAYVYFGKTVNELTLSEIAMIAGLPKAPSTSNPLFSYEKAISRRNVVLGRMLEEKYITQAEYEQAKSEPIEASYHAPKIDFSAPYLAEMARQTLYEQHGEDAYTDGYKVYTTVIRKDQLAATDAVRNNLIDYDVRHGYRGPAEVLWTAGEPAWSTEQIIEKLKKSPVYGPLLPAVVLSSTASEATVQLADGSTETITLAGVRWARKFISDTQQGGTPSKVNSVINAGEQIWIRKVKDIWWLGQVPEVNGAFVALNPNNGAIIALVGGFDFNMSEFNRVTQSLRQVGSNIKPFLYTAAMDKGLTLASLLNDVPISRWDAGAGSDWRPKNSPPRYAGPIRLRQGLGESKNVVMVRAMRAMGVDYAADYLTRFGFPAENINRTEALALGAPSFTPMQMVRGYAVMVNGGYLIDPYYIQKIENAEGEVLFEAKPRIACPDCTDIPVVYGNTERTIALKGIDDESTEEVTQSDDKLAAQEPTMDVPAASPEEATTENQYAPHVISTPLAFLIRDAMMTNIYGEPGWLGTGWRAARDLGGRRDIGGKTGTTNSSKDAWFSGYGPDVVASAWIGFDDNKRTLGRTAISGGEAGAKSAQPIWDDFMKSILEGVPVTMMKPPKGIIAVSIDSRTGKLGSSRKEYFIEGTEPKEHAIQEVGTTIIEESGESQELF, encoded by the coding sequence GTGAAGTTCGTAAAATATTTTTTTATTATTGTTATTTGTTGCATTTTTTTGGGAACCGCTTCGATTTTTGGCATGTACAAATATGTCGAAGATGAGTTACCTGACGTCGCAACAATGAAAGACATCCGCTTACAAACGCCGATGCAAGTCTTCAGTGCTGATGGTGAATTAATTGCACAATATGGTGAGAAGCGCCGTATTCCGTTGCCATTAGCTGATATTCCTCCCCTCATGGTCAATGCCTTTATTGCAACGGAAGATAGCCGTTTTTATGAACACCATGGTATCGACCCTGTTGGTATTTTCCGAGCGGTTACGGTGATGGCATCATCGGGTCATGCTTCTCAAGGGGCGAGTACCATCACTCAGCAATTAGCTAGAAATTTTTACTTAAGCCCAGAAAAAACGTTGATGCGTAAGGTAAAAGAAGCGTTTCTGGCCGTAAGAATCGAGCAGTTATTTACCAAGGATGAGATCATGGAGCTGTATCTCAATAAAATTTACCTTGGTAACCGTGCTTATGGCGTGGGCGCAGCAGCCTATGTGTATTTTGGTAAAACAGTCAATGAGTTGACGCTGAGTGAAATCGCGATGATTGCGGGTTTACCAAAGGCGCCTTCAACTTCAAATCCTTTATTCTCTTATGAAAAAGCGATCAGCCGTCGTAACGTCGTTCTGGGGCGTATGTTAGAAGAGAAATACATCACCCAAGCAGAATATGAACAGGCAAAAAGTGAGCCAATTGAGGCATCTTATCACGCACCCAAAATCGATTTCTCAGCGCCTTACCTCGCTGAAATGGCGCGTCAGACATTGTATGAGCAACATGGTGAAGATGCGTATACTGACGGTTACAAGGTCTACACAACGGTTATACGTAAAGACCAACTCGCAGCCACTGATGCGGTACGAAATAATTTAATTGATTATGATGTTCGTCATGGTTATCGCGGGCCCGCTGAAGTGTTGTGGACAGCAGGAGAGCCAGCTTGGTCGACAGAACAAATCATCGAAAAACTTAAAAAATCCCCTGTTTATGGCCCACTATTACCGGCTGTTGTGCTTTCCTCTACGGCCAGTGAAGCCACGGTACAATTGGCGGACGGGTCAACAGAAACCATCACGCTGGCAGGAGTGCGTTGGGCTCGTAAGTTTATTTCAGATACTCAGCAAGGCGGAACACCCAGCAAAGTTAACTCTGTGATCAACGCGGGTGAGCAAATTTGGATCCGTAAGGTGAAGGATATTTGGTGGTTGGGGCAAGTTCCTGAGGTAAATGGGGCTTTTGTTGCGCTAAATCCAAATAACGGTGCCATCATTGCATTGGTGGGAGGCTTTGACTTTAACATGAGTGAATTTAACCGTGTTACTCAGTCATTGCGCCAAGTTGGTTCAAATATAAAGCCTTTCTTATATACAGCTGCAATGGATAAAGGTTTAACGCTGGCCTCACTGTTAAATGATGTGCCTATCAGCCGTTGGGATGCAGGGGCAGGGTCAGACTGGCGACCTAAAAATTCACCGCCGCGTTATGCAGGCCCTATTCGCTTAAGACAAGGGTTAGGTGAGTCGAAGAACGTAGTGATGGTGCGCGCCATGAGAGCCATGGGCGTTGACTATGCGGCCGATTATCTGACACGCTTTGGCTTCCCTGCCGAGAATATCAATCGAACTGAAGCCTTAGCGCTAGGTGCACCTTCATTTACGCCAATGCAGATGGTGCGAGGCTATGCGGTGATGGTGAATGGTGGCTATCTGATTGATCCTTACTATATTCAAAAAATTGAGAATGCAGAGGGTGAGGTACTTTTTGAAGCGAAACCAAGAATAGCCTGCCCTGATTGTACGGATATTCCAGTTGTGTATGGCAATACTGAGCGGACGATAGCACTTAAAGGTATTGATGATGAGTCTACTGAAGAAGTCACTCAATCGGATGATAAACTTGCGGCACAAGAGCCAACAATGGATGTACCAGCAGCGAGCCCTGAAGAGGCCACGACTGAAAATCAGTATGCACCTCATGTGATTAGTACGCCGTTAGCTTTCTTAATTAGGGATGCGATGATGACCAACATTTACGGGGAACCCGGTTGGTTAGGTACGGGTTGGCGCGCAGCAAGAGATTTAGGTGGGCGTCGTGATATTGGTGGCAAAACAGGAACGACAAACAGCTCGAAAGATGCGTGGTTCTCTGGTTATGGCCCCGATGTTGTTGCGTCAGCTTGGATTGGTTTTGACGATAACAAACGTACTTTAGGCCGTACTGCTATCAGTGGCGGTGAGGCTGGTGCGAAGAGCGCTCAGCCAATATGGGATGATTTCATGAAATCTATCTTAGAAGGCGTTCCTGTTACGATGATGAAACCACCGAAAGGGATTATTGCGGTGTCTATCGATAGCCGCACAGGTAAGCTAGGTAGTTCACGTAAAGAGTACTTTATTGAGGGAACTGAGCCGAAAGAGCATGCCATTCAGGAAGTCGGTACCACCATTATTGAAGAGAGTGGTGAAAGCCAAGAGTTGTTCTAA
- the nudE gene encoding ADP compounds hydrolase NudE, with amino-acid sequence MTELKKPKILNIQDVAHSKLFSIQSVDLEFSNGEKRIYERMRPGKREAVLIVPLINDSLILIREYAVGIEDYELGFPKGAIDPGETPIEAAQRELKEEIGFGANQITQVAKLTMSPSYFSSKMNILIASDLYNEKLEGDEPEPLQQVRWPIARMMELLEHPDFNEARNISALFYLERFLKNRS; translated from the coding sequence ATGACAGAGCTTAAAAAGCCAAAAATTTTGAATATTCAGGATGTTGCTCATTCCAAATTATTCAGCATCCAATCTGTTGACCTCGAGTTTAGCAACGGTGAAAAACGTATCTATGAAAGAATGCGCCCAGGAAAACGTGAAGCTGTTCTCATCGTTCCTCTCATAAATGACAGCTTAATCTTAATCCGAGAGTATGCCGTCGGTATTGAAGATTACGAGCTAGGGTTCCCTAAAGGCGCTATCGATCCGGGCGAAACACCAATTGAAGCTGCACAACGCGAGCTAAAAGAAGAAATTGGTTTCGGTGCAAACCAGATCACACAAGTTGCCAAGCTCACCATGTCGCCATCTTACTTTTCGAGTAAGATGAATATACTTATCGCGAGTGACCTGTATAACGAAAAGCTGGAAGGTGATGAACCAGAACCTTTACAACAAGTTAGATGGCCAATTGCCCGCATGATGGAGCTGCTTGAGCATCCGGACTTCAATGAAGCCCGTAATATCAGCGCACTATTTTACCTTGAACGCTTCTTAAAAAATCGTAGCTAG
- a CDS encoding IgaA/UmoB family intracellular growth attenuator, with amino-acid sequence MLNYVIITAIVIISLTIMASFLYFRRGRNSGVYQIPSQAEPSFRKMIDSDYQIISQYLRTNLFSPQGSEQNPWQLKKNAVIATVCNSVTRFNLRQEQTNGWRYFIDTIEVKLPEQLEPYLQQKNVMELVETNHLPLIISLNGFSLKDFNYEWSSEEATEVTTPEAAIHERGEPNVQLLRVRKETLEEHQLNHSSGWFGAILICLSFLLGYLALVAIPVVQSWGFVGAFLCFVIGLLALFRFRVFPKKFQDVQCVFGQPKRWELYGELDKRQSSTVSIGGTDLYYPPHWEPYIHHELDKATNIDMYASGQVLRHGQYLSLHEEERYYPYRRYKKNLLVLATGLLVLILMFSYQSMCLPVKLGVAWLEGSEKVKVTNVAELETRKLKIGDSLVAKGVGMCYRPPNLSDSNHAQFAPFDCSGVYWNNMNLAPDPESEIVERAIRLLNTVQSQLHPDKNSVGVNPRLQRDIMKSGMNIIFDFSEIILRTNELCYEENACSKLKNALINLGSTDDWGTLVVKASTGKLSGAHVLLRAGSAEALENLVEVTTYEFIKGEVEKEAAKLNSPPPGGVLLISDENKALVDFIVGSTFNDMTPLQRWMELKRIAGLLINTPFDIEGIITNLSTDANGTLHITLHSKPDEQVLSRYVSSSLFALFLAACVILNGTLVIIRIMNNKKRLRNIQQYYDKCFEADNLSHQR; translated from the coding sequence ATGCTTAATTACGTCATTATAACGGCTATTGTAATAATTAGCCTAACTATAATGGCTTCCTTTCTGTATTTCAGGCGGGGGCGGAATTCTGGCGTCTATCAGATCCCTTCTCAGGCTGAACCCTCTTTTCGCAAGATGATCGACTCTGATTATCAGATTATCTCACAGTACTTACGCACCAATCTTTTTTCTCCCCAAGGCTCTGAGCAAAATCCGTGGCAATTGAAGAAAAATGCCGTGATTGCCACCGTCTGTAATTCGGTAACTCGCTTTAATTTACGGCAAGAACAGACGAATGGCTGGCGTTATTTTATTGATACCATTGAGGTTAAACTTCCCGAGCAGCTTGAGCCTTATTTACAGCAAAAAAATGTCATGGAGTTAGTGGAAACTAACCATTTGCCATTAATTATTTCGCTAAATGGCTTTTCGCTAAAAGATTTTAATTATGAATGGTCTTCAGAAGAAGCGACTGAAGTCACGACGCCAGAGGCGGCTATTCATGAAAGAGGGGAGCCTAATGTCCAGCTATTGCGTGTACGCAAGGAGACACTAGAAGAACATCAGCTAAATCATTCTTCAGGTTGGTTTGGCGCTATTTTGATCTGCCTCAGTTTCTTACTTGGGTATTTAGCGTTAGTGGCAATTCCTGTTGTGCAGTCGTGGGGATTTGTAGGCGCTTTTCTCTGCTTTGTTATTGGGTTGCTGGCGCTATTTCGGTTTCGTGTTTTTCCTAAAAAATTTCAAGATGTTCAATGTGTTTTTGGGCAACCGAAGCGATGGGAACTGTATGGTGAATTAGATAAAAGACAATCATCAACGGTATCTATTGGTGGTACAGATCTTTATTATCCACCCCATTGGGAGCCGTATATCCATCATGAATTGGATAAAGCGACAAATATCGATATGTATGCCTCAGGGCAAGTTCTACGGCATGGACAATACCTGTCATTGCATGAAGAGGAACGCTATTACCCCTATCGTCGATATAAAAAAAATCTACTGGTACTCGCAACGGGGCTATTGGTTCTAATTTTGATGTTTTCCTATCAATCCATGTGTTTACCCGTAAAACTTGGCGTCGCATGGCTTGAAGGCTCGGAGAAAGTGAAAGTCACCAATGTGGCTGAATTGGAAACCCGCAAGTTGAAGATTGGTGATAGTCTTGTCGCGAAAGGGGTTGGAATGTGCTATCGCCCCCCCAATTTATCTGACTCGAATCATGCCCAGTTTGCGCCTTTTGATTGTTCAGGTGTTTATTGGAACAATATGAATTTAGCGCCGGATCCAGAATCAGAAATTGTAGAGCGAGCCATTCGATTGTTAAATACGGTGCAAAGCCAATTGCATCCTGATAAAAACAGTGTTGGCGTTAACCCCCGATTACAACGTGACATTATGAAATCAGGGATGAATATTATTTTTGATTTTTCTGAAATAATATTGAGAACGAATGAATTATGTTACGAAGAGAATGCGTGCTCCAAACTGAAAAACGCCCTCATAAACCTAGGCAGCACAGATGATTGGGGAACGTTAGTGGTCAAAGCGTCCACCGGTAAATTAAGCGGTGCGCATGTTTTATTACGCGCAGGAAGCGCCGAGGCCTTGGAAAACCTTGTTGAAGTCACCACATATGAGTTTATCAAAGGCGAAGTGGAAAAAGAGGCCGCAAAACTTAATAGCCCCCCACCTGGTGGTGTGCTGTTAATTAGCGATGAAAATAAGGCATTAGTCGATTTTATCGTGGGAAGCACGTTTAATGATATGACTCCTCTGCAACGTTGGATGGAACTGAAACGAATAGCAGGCTTGCTTATTAATACGCCATTCGATATTGAAGGTATCATCACCAATTTATCGACCGATGCGAATGGGACATTGCATATCACGCTTCATAGTAAACCTGATGAACAAGTATTGTCTCGGTATGTCAGTAGCTCCTTATTTGCGCTTTTTCTCGCTGCTTGTGTGATACTAAACGGCACTTTAGTGATAATCCGTATCATGAATAACAAAAAGCGCTTACGTAATATTCAACAGTATTATGATAAGTGCTTTGAGGCAGACAATCTCTCCCATCAAAGATAA
- the hslR gene encoding ribosome-associated heat shock protein Hsp15, whose translation MKQPPTEQVRLDKWLWAARFYKTRSIARDMIDGGKVHYNGQRTKPGKIVELNALIRLRQGNDERTIEVLEISSQRRGAPEAQLLYRETQESLEQREKVQQARKMNALTMPHPERRPDKKERRTLLKFKQSNSHGSS comes from the coding sequence ATGAAACAACCACCAACAGAACAGGTTCGCCTTGATAAATGGTTATGGGCAGCGCGTTTTTATAAAACACGTTCTATCGCTCGCGATATGATTGATGGTGGAAAAGTTCACTATAATGGGCAAAGAACGAAGCCGGGCAAAATAGTCGAACTAAACGCCTTGATCAGGCTAAGGCAAGGGAATGATGAACGAACGATTGAGGTTTTAGAGATAAGTAGCCAGCGCCGAGGAGCACCGGAGGCGCAATTGCTTTATCGTGAAACGCAAGAAAGTCTCGAACAGCGCGAAAAAGTCCAGCAAGCACGAAAGATGAATGCGTTAACGATGCCTCATCCTGAACGACGCCCAGATAAAAAAGAACGTCGTACCTTACTAAAATTTAAACAATCGAACTCCCACGGTTCATCCTAA
- the hslO gene encoding Hsp33 family molecular chaperone HslO, giving the protein MAKQDLLHRFLFEQHAVRGEMINVDETFQQILNNHDYPDAVKGLLGELLVATSLLTATLKFDGDITVQIQGDGPVNLAVINGNNLQQMRGVARINGPVVAGSTLKQMVGNGYMVITITPNQGERYQGIVAIEGETLEECIDAYFMQSEQLPTRLFIRVGESEGKAIAGGMLLQVLPAADEDSHDIFDHLVQLTATIKGEELSALDVKEVLHRLYHEEDVTLYDPQSVEFRCTCSRERCESTLMTLPEEDVIDILQKDGKIDMECEYCGSHYVFIESDIQGLKNVQNQQLH; this is encoded by the coding sequence ATGGCTAAACAAGACCTACTCCACCGTTTCCTGTTTGAACAACATGCTGTACGTGGGGAAATGATCAATGTTGACGAGACATTTCAGCAAATCCTGAATAATCATGATTACCCTGATGCCGTTAAAGGATTATTAGGTGAATTGCTTGTTGCAACGAGTCTGCTGACTGCAACCTTAAAGTTTGATGGTGATATTACTGTTCAAATTCAAGGCGATGGCCCTGTGAACTTGGCAGTGATTAATGGCAATAACTTACAACAAATGCGTGGCGTTGCTCGTATCAATGGTCCTGTTGTGGCAGGAAGCACCTTAAAGCAGATGGTTGGTAATGGTTATATGGTCATTACGATCACGCCAAATCAAGGTGAACGTTATCAGGGGATTGTTGCGATTGAAGGTGAAACGCTGGAAGAGTGTATTGATGCTTATTTCATGCAGTCAGAGCAGTTACCTACTCGTTTATTTATCCGCGTAGGTGAGTCAGAGGGTAAGGCCATTGCTGGTGGTATGTTACTGCAAGTTTTACCGGCTGCCGATGAAGATAGCCATGATATTTTCGATCACTTAGTGCAACTCACGGCAACGATTAAAGGTGAAGAGCTGAGCGCACTGGATGTCAAAGAAGTGCTACACCGCCTTTATCATGAAGAAGATGTGACTTTGTATGACCCGCAATCGGTCGAGTTTCGCTGTACTTGCTCACGCGAGCGTTGTGAAAGTACCTTAATGACGTTACCTGAAGAAGATGTTATCGATATATTGCAAAAAGATGGAAAAATTGATATGGAGTGTGAATATTGTGGCTCACACTACGTATTTATTGAATCCGATATTCAAGGGTTAAAAAATGTGCAAAATCAGCAACTTCACTGA
- the pckA gene encoding phosphoenolpyruvate carboxykinase (ATP), giving the protein MSAKSITPKELEQYGIHDVADVVYNPSYELLFKEETKPGLEGYERGTVTTLGAVAVDTGIFTGRSPKDKYIVRDDVTRDTVWWADQGKGKNDNKPMTQEVWSHLKHLVTEQLSGKRLFVVDAFCGANADTRLKVRFITEVAWQAHFVKNMFIRPTDAELVGFEPDFIVMNGAKCTNPNWKEQGLNSENFVAFNLTERMQLIGGSWYGGEMKKGMFSMMNYLLPLKGIASMHCSANVGEEGDVAIFFGLSGTGKTTLSTDPKRKLIGDDEHGWDDDGVFNFEGGCYAKTIHLSKEAEPDIYGAIKRDALLENVTVLADGSVDFDDGSKTENTRVSYPIYHIENIVKPISKAGHATKVIFLTADAFGVLPPVSRLTPEQTQYHFLSGFTAKLAGTERGVTEPTPTFSACFGAAFLSLHPTQYAEVLVKRMEAAGAKAYLVNTGWNGTGKRISIKDTRAIIDAILSGDIEKADTIKLPIFDLEVPTALPGVDTNILDPRNTYADKAQWDEKAKDLADRFVKNFDKYTDTPAGEALVKAGPKL; this is encoded by the coding sequence ATGAGCGCTAAAAGTATTACCCCTAAGGAACTCGAACAGTACGGCATTCACGATGTAGCTGACGTTGTTTACAACCCGAGTTATGAGCTGTTGTTCAAGGAAGAAACTAAACCTGGATTAGAAGGCTATGAGCGTGGAACGGTGACCACACTAGGTGCTGTCGCTGTTGATACCGGTATTTTTACAGGTCGTTCTCCAAAGGATAAGTATATTGTACGTGATGATGTGACCCGTGATACCGTTTGGTGGGCAGACCAAGGTAAAGGTAAAAACGATAACAAACCAATGACCCAAGAAGTTTGGAGTCATTTAAAGCATTTGGTCACTGAACAACTGTCAGGTAAGCGCCTGTTTGTTGTTGATGCATTCTGTGGTGCGAACGCAGACACTCGCTTAAAAGTACGTTTTATCACGGAAGTGGCTTGGCAAGCGCATTTCGTAAAAAATATGTTCATTCGTCCAACTGACGCTGAACTGGTTGGTTTTGAACCAGACTTTATTGTGATGAATGGTGCAAAATGCACTAACCCAAATTGGAAAGAACAAGGTCTGAATTCAGAAAACTTTGTTGCTTTCAACTTAACTGAACGTATGCAGCTAATTGGTGGCTCTTGGTACGGCGGTGAAATGAAGAAAGGTATGTTCTCAATGATGAACTACCTGCTTCCACTGAAAGGCATTGCGTCCATGCACTGCTCTGCTAACGTTGGTGAAGAGGGCGATGTGGCGATCTTCTTCGGTCTGTCTGGTACAGGTAAAACGACGCTGTCTACAGATCCAAAACGTAAGTTGATTGGTGATGATGAGCATGGTTGGGATGATGATGGCGTGTTCAACTTTGAAGGGGGTTGCTATGCGAAAACTATCCACCTATCTAAAGAAGCTGAGCCGGACATCTACGGTGCTATCAAGCGTGATGCATTATTAGAAAACGTCACAGTGCTGGCCGATGGCAGTGTTGACTTTGATGATGGTTCAAAAACAGAAAACACCCGTGTTTCTTACCCTATTTACCACATCGAAAATATTGTTAAACCTATCTCTAAAGCGGGTCACGCCACTAAAGTTATCTTCTTAACGGCGGATGCATTTGGGGTATTACCTCCTGTTTCACGTTTGACGCCAGAACAAACTCAGTACCACTTCCTATCTGGCTTCACTGCGAAATTAGCCGGTACTGAACGTGGCGTAACAGAGCCTACACCAACGTTCTCTGCCTGTTTTGGTGCAGCATTCCTGTCCTTGCACCCAACACAATATGCAGAAGTATTAGTTAAACGTATGGAAGCTGCGGGTGCGAAAGCCTACTTAGTGAATACAGGCTGGAATGGTACGGGCAAGCGTATCTCTATTAAAGATACTCGTGCCATCATTGACGCTATCTTAAGCGGTGATATCGAGAAAGCAGATACCATTAAACTGCCTATCTTTGATCTGGAAGTGCCAACAGCATTACCGGGCGTAGATACCAACATTCTTGACCCACGTAATACTTACGCTGACAAAGCACAATGGGATGAGAAAGCGAAAGATTTAGCTGACCGTTTCGTGAAAAACTTCGATAAGTATACAGATACCCCAGCGGGTGAGGCTCTGGTTAAAGCAGGTCCTAAACTGTAA
- a CDS encoding pirin family protein, whose protein sequence is MIYVRKANERGHANHGWLDSWHTFSFANYYDEQFMGFSALRVINEDFIDAGQGFGTHPHKDMEILTYVLEGTVEHKDSMGNMEQIPAGEFQIMSAGTGIRHSEYNPDDKNRLHLYQIWILPEKAGIEPRYEQKRFDSADGKQLVLSPDAREGSLKVYQDMTLWRWALPQDETHTYTLADKRVVWIQVVKGTVEVNGQTATTSDGLAIWQENQLTIKASEDSEILLFDLPAAE, encoded by the coding sequence ATGATCTATGTACGTAAAGCGAATGAACGCGGCCATGCTAATCATGGTTGGCTAGACAGCTGGCATACCTTTTCGTTTGCTAACTATTATGATGAACAGTTTATGGGTTTCTCCGCGCTCCGTGTCATCAACGAAGATTTTATCGATGCTGGTCAAGGTTTTGGCACTCATCCCCATAAAGACATGGAGATCTTAACTTATGTTCTTGAAGGTACGGTGGAACATAAAGACAGCATGGGTAACATGGAGCAGATCCCAGCGGGTGAATTTCAAATCATGAGCGCCGGTACAGGCATACGTCATTCAGAGTACAATCCAGATGATAAAAATCGTCTTCACTTGTACCAAATTTGGATTTTACCTGAAAAGGCGGGTATCGAGCCTCGTTATGAGCAAAAACGCTTTGATTCTGCGGATGGCAAGCAATTAGTCCTCTCGCCAGATGCAAGAGAAGGTTCGTTAAAAGTCTATCAAGACATGACATTATGGCGTTGGGCATTACCCCAAGACGAGACACACACCTATACGCTTGCAGATAAGCGAGTTGTTTGGATCCAAGTGGTCAAAGGCACTGTTGAGGTGAATGGCCAAACCGCAACAACCAGCGATGGTTTAGCCATTTGGCAAGAAAACCAACTGACGATTAAGGCAAGTGAAGATAGCGAAATCTTACTGTTCGATTTACCTGCCGCTGAATAA
- a CDS encoding NAD(P)/FAD-dependent oxidoreductase — MKNYDVIILGAGAAGLFCASLAGKRGLNTLVLDNGKKLGRKILMSGGGRCNFTNIYADHSNYLSANPHFCKSALARYTQWDFIALVNKYNIPYHEKTLGQLFCDNSAQDIVDMLEAECRSPNITVKLRSEVTHVEKTDDGFIVTANGNEVSTHSLVVATGGLSMPGLGATPFGYRLAEQFGHPILPTRAALVPFTLHKPLLEALQVLSGVSVAATVTAANGTLFKENILFTHRGLSGPAILQISSYWNPGEYVSINLLPEHDLIDYLSEEKQNHPNQSLKTTLSKLLPKRLIEVLQAQGQIPDCALKQLNHPQIEALHHNLHQWQVQPNGTEGYRTAEVTLGGVDTRELSSKTMESLKIKGLYFIGEVVDVTGWLGGYNFQWAWSSASACAESLPFNAK, encoded by the coding sequence GTGAAAAATTATGACGTCATTATCCTTGGTGCAGGTGCTGCGGGACTGTTTTGTGCATCATTAGCAGGAAAACGAGGGCTAAATACACTTGTATTGGATAACGGAAAGAAACTCGGTAGAAAAATTCTCATGTCAGGTGGCGGGCGTTGTAACTTTACCAATATTTATGCCGATCACAGCAATTACCTATCCGCAAATCCTCACTTTTGTAAGTCAGCACTTGCTCGCTATACACAGTGGGATTTTATTGCGTTAGTTAATAAATACAATATTCCCTATCACGAAAAAACACTCGGTCAGTTATTTTGTGACAATAGCGCACAAGATATTGTCGACATGTTAGAAGCTGAGTGCCGTTCACCCAATATCACCGTAAAATTACGCAGCGAAGTAACCCATGTTGAGAAAACCGATGATGGTTTTATTGTTACTGCAAACGGAAATGAAGTAAGTACACACTCACTTGTTGTGGCTACAGGGGGGCTGTCGATGCCAGGCCTTGGAGCAACACCATTTGGCTATCGACTCGCAGAGCAATTCGGTCACCCTATTTTACCGACTCGTGCTGCCCTCGTTCCTTTTACGCTACATAAGCCGCTATTAGAAGCCTTACAAGTTCTCTCTGGGGTGTCAGTCGCCGCCACCGTGACCGCCGCTAACGGTACTCTGTTTAAAGAAAATATTCTATTCACCCATCGTGGACTATCTGGTCCTGCTATTTTACAGATTTCAAGCTATTGGAACCCAGGTGAATATGTAAGTATTAACTTACTTCCTGAGCACGATCTCATCGACTATTTGAGTGAAGAGAAACAGAATCACCCAAACCAATCACTCAAAACAACGCTCAGTAAGCTATTACCTAAGCGATTAATTGAAGTCTTACAGGCTCAGGGGCAAATCCCTGATTGCGCACTGAAACAACTTAATCATCCACAAATCGAAGCATTGCATCATAATTTGCATCAATGGCAAGTCCAACCCAATGGTACCGAAGGTTACCGAACCGCAGAGGTGACTTTAGGTGGGGTGGATACACGGGAACTCTCATCGAAAACCATGGAATCCCTCAAAATAAAAGGATTGTATTTTATTGGCGAAGTGGTCGATGTTACAGGTTGGCTCGGTGGCTACAATTTCCAATGGGCATGGAGCTCCGCTTCTGCCTGCGCTGAAAGCCTCCCCTTTAACGCAAAATAA